The proteins below are encoded in one region of Silene latifolia isolate original U9 population chromosome 2, ASM4854445v1, whole genome shotgun sequence:
- the LOC141641135 gene encoding uncharacterized protein LOC141641135 → MGWLIAHKSLHTNSRLKGFGMNVDGMCFLCGQIKETQEHLFFECAFSRRVIQALMEISGLNLPDSDVLHWCIHNTDLTLQRRVKNAMVLSAMYQVWQQRNKSRIEQLVLRPSRIALLITDDMKRRIKERDKRKLTAHELEWLGRLKFM, encoded by the coding sequence ATGGGATGGCTTATAGCTCACAAATCCCTGCACACTAACAGTAGACTGAAAGGATTTGGGATGAATGTGGATGGAATGTGTTTCTTATGTGGGCAGATAAAAGAGACGCAGGAACATCTATTTTTTGAATGTGCTTTTAGCAGACGGGTAATACAAGCACTGATGGAAATCTCTGGCTTAAATCTTCCTGATTCTGATGTCTTGCACTGGTGTATCCATAACACAGACCTGACATTGCAGAGGAGAGTAAAGAATGCTATGGTTTTGAGTGCTATGTATCAGGTGTGGCAGCAGAGAAATAAGAGTCGTATAGAGCAGCTGGTTTTGAGGCCTAGTCGTATTGCACTGTTGATCACTGATGATATGAAGAGAAGGATAAAAGAAAGGGATAAGAGGAAGTTGACCGCACATGAGTTAGAGTGGCTAGGGCGCTTAAAGTTTATGTAA